A stretch of the Pseudalkalibacillus hwajinpoensis genome encodes the following:
- a CDS encoding Cof-type HAD-IIB family hydrolase, protein MTTKPHLIAIDLDGTLLNSEKNISERTKSVIAEARRQGHHVAIATGRPYRASVRYYNELALDSPIVNFNGAFVHHPLDRSFGTYHSPMELNTARSIVSSCTEINVKNIMAEVLDDVYLHQHDELIMQNMIMNESSIYTGEIHKNLKDDPTSLLIHPHEQQLADLRSMLKEHHAEMIEHRVWAAPLNIIEIVRAGLNKSVGLKRLAEHFNVPQERIIAFGDEDNDLEMIEYAGTGVAMGNAITELKNISNEITMTNEEDGVASFLEERLNIILPDKRQLS, encoded by the coding sequence ATGACAACTAAACCGCATCTAATCGCAATTGATCTTGATGGCACGTTGTTAAACAGCGAAAAGAATATTTCTGAACGCACAAAATCCGTTATTGCCGAAGCTAGAAGACAGGGACACCATGTTGCCATCGCAACAGGAAGGCCTTATCGAGCAAGCGTGCGCTATTACAATGAATTGGCGCTTGATTCTCCAATTGTTAATTTCAATGGAGCTTTTGTTCATCATCCTCTTGATCGCTCATTCGGGACGTATCACTCACCAATGGAATTAAATACGGCTAGATCGATCGTCTCTTCTTGTACTGAAATTAACGTAAAAAACATCATGGCCGAAGTGTTGGATGATGTTTATTTGCATCAGCATGATGAGCTGATTATGCAAAATATGATTATGAACGAATCCTCTATCTATACAGGTGAGATTCACAAAAACCTTAAAGACGATCCTACATCTCTTCTCATTCATCCACATGAACAGCAGCTCGCTGATCTTCGCTCAATGTTAAAAGAGCATCACGCAGAGATGATCGAGCATCGCGTTTGGGCTGCTCCTTTAAACATTATTGAGATTGTTCGAGCAGGATTAAACAAATCAGTAGGACTTAAACGGTTAGCCGAGCATTTCAATGTCCCTCAAGAAAGAATCATTGCCTTCGGGGATGAAGATAACGATCTTGAAATGATCGAATATGCTGGAACTGGCGTGGCGATGGGCAATGCGATTACTGAATTAAAAAATATATCTAACGAAATCACGATGACTAATGAAGAAGATGGTGTTGCTTCCTTCCTTGAAGAAAGGCTAAACATTATCCTACCTGATAAAAGACAGCTAT
- a CDS encoding prolyl oligopeptidase family serine peptidase, which produces MITIVNEYIENIPVLHIVDANLADDKLPLVMFQHGFTSAKEHNLHIAYLLAGEGYRVLLPDAVHHGEREDDLSGKKRQYVFWEIVIQSLTELDQLRQHFVDRNLVQEDRIGMSGTSMGGILTFGALTQYPWIKAAVSLMGSPSYFKLANAQIRYLKEEGFSLPISEEEMITQIEGLQSYDLSLQEDKLNGRPLMMWHSTVDKVVPYTLTYDFYNQIKPLYEGAEDRLKFIKDETSGHKVSREAVLALVDWFKTHL; this is translated from the coding sequence ATGATAACAATTGTTAATGAATACATAGAGAATATACCTGTCTTACACATAGTGGACGCTAACCTTGCTGATGATAAGTTGCCATTAGTTATGTTTCAACATGGATTTACTAGTGCAAAAGAACATAATCTTCACATCGCTTATCTTCTAGCAGGCGAAGGCTATCGTGTTCTTCTGCCTGATGCTGTGCATCATGGTGAACGTGAAGATGACCTATCAGGGAAAAAGAGGCAATATGTGTTTTGGGAAATTGTGATTCAAAGCTTAACAGAACTTGATCAGCTAAGGCAGCATTTTGTGGACCGGAACCTCGTTCAAGAAGACCGAATCGGTATGTCTGGTACATCCATGGGCGGAATCCTTACATTCGGTGCCCTTACACAGTATCCTTGGATTAAAGCCGCCGTCTCTTTAATGGGCTCACCTTCTTATTTCAAATTAGCGAATGCACAAATACGATATTTAAAGGAAGAAGGGTTTAGTCTCCCTATCTCTGAAGAAGAGATGATAACACAAATTGAAGGATTGCAGTCCTATGATCTTTCTCTTCAAGAAGATAAACTAAATGGTCGTCCACTAATGATGTGGCATAGTACAGTCGATAAAGTTGTTCCTTATACCCTTACCTACGATTTCTATAACCAGATTAAACCGCTCTATGAAGGGGCAGAAGACCGCCTGAAGTTTATTAAAGATGAGACTTCTGGCCATAAAGTTTCACGTGAAGCTGTCCTTGCTTTAGTGGATTGGTTTAAAACTCATTTATAG
- a CDS encoding metal-sulfur cluster assembly factor has translation MSEQTDQEMRDKLFEALENVIDPELGIDIVNLGLVYEADLNDEGVAQVVMTLTAMGCPLAGTIVNDVKRALSDVEEVNDADVNIVWNPPWSKDNMSRYAKIALGIR, from the coding sequence ATGTCTGAACAAACAGATCAAGAAATGAGAGATAAATTATTTGAAGCTCTTGAGAATGTTATTGACCCTGAGCTTGGGATAGACATCGTGAATCTTGGCCTCGTATACGAAGCCGATCTAAATGATGAAGGTGTTGCACAAGTCGTTATGACATTAACAGCAATGGGTTGCCCATTAGCTGGTACAATTGTTAACGATGTAAAGCGCGCGCTATCTGACGTGGAAGAAGTGAACGATGCGGATGTTAACATCGTTTGGAACCCACCATGGTCAAAAGATAACATGTCACGCTATGCAAAAATTGCGTTAGGCATTAGATAA
- a CDS encoding LysM peptidoglycan-binding domain-containing protein: MPQNQYRVKPGDTLLRIADSHNQSVNELKQINQLNSNIIYVGQMLRIPSATDYPSYTVQPGDTLLSIADRFQIPVQEVKELNQLPSNLIYVGQHLNIPASRSMRINYTVKAGDSLYQIAMNNNTTPKSIKVLNDLTTDDLSIGQTLKIPVYTEVVVKADRANVRTGPGKGYNIIAQMRNGAKLAVEGIRGNWYKVQLYDGTSGWISDSLVTFNAYGDELPVSRIIGYYTLEEGPSLPSSYKSFVSNRSALSQLALFLFRISESNPTTIEKFGKFSDREIEKLVQLAHDQNIKIMPVVHNLLYKKGDTEPSKKVVQTLVSSEENRRAFALNLVKLIEKYNFDGVDIDIEDVYIEDADKLTLLYQTIGEELHKKGYFFSASVPSRASDELVNPFSDPFNYAEIGKAVDQFIVMLYNEFGWPGSPAGPAVTAGWMKKVMTYAKTRIPPEKLVSAISVFGFDFNLDTDKSTYVTYDMAMKLKKKHNAEVQFNEERQTPFFRYKDEEGNQHEVWFENEQSIEAKIRLANELGVQGVALWRLGMEDPAIWNMINDKIIVERTE; the protein is encoded by the coding sequence ATGCCTCAAAATCAATATCGGGTAAAGCCAGGCGATACACTGCTTAGAATTGCGGATTCTCATAACCAATCGGTCAATGAACTCAAACAAATCAATCAGCTGAACTCAAATATTATCTATGTAGGTCAAATGCTACGGATTCCTTCTGCAACTGATTATCCATCTTACACAGTTCAACCCGGAGATACATTGTTAAGCATAGCCGACCGCTTTCAAATTCCTGTTCAAGAAGTAAAAGAATTAAATCAACTGCCATCTAACCTCATCTACGTTGGTCAGCATCTTAATATTCCGGCAAGCCGCTCAATGCGAATCAATTATACAGTAAAAGCAGGAGATAGCCTTTATCAAATTGCAATGAACAACAATACAACACCGAAGAGTATCAAAGTATTGAACGACTTAACAACAGATGACCTTTCCATTGGCCAAACGCTTAAAATTCCAGTATATACAGAAGTTGTCGTAAAGGCAGATCGGGCGAATGTCAGAACTGGTCCTGGTAAAGGGTATAACATCATTGCTCAGATGAGAAATGGGGCTAAGCTCGCTGTCGAAGGCATTCGAGGAAATTGGTACAAAGTGCAGCTATATGATGGCACGAGCGGATGGATCTCTGATAGCCTCGTTACCTTTAATGCATATGGTGATGAGTTGCCTGTATCAAGAATTATCGGATACTATACGCTTGAAGAAGGTCCATCCCTTCCTTCTTCGTATAAGTCGTTCGTGTCTAACCGTTCTGCCCTATCTCAACTTGCTTTATTTCTGTTTCGAATTAGCGAGTCAAATCCAACAACGATTGAGAAGTTTGGAAAGTTTAGCGATAGAGAGATCGAGAAACTCGTTCAACTGGCTCATGATCAAAACATCAAAATTATGCCGGTTGTTCATAACCTGCTATACAAAAAAGGCGATACCGAACCGAGTAAGAAAGTTGTTCAAACACTCGTTTCAAGTGAAGAAAATCGTCGCGCATTTGCACTAAACTTAGTTAAATTAATTGAGAAGTATAATTTCGATGGAGTTGACATCGACATAGAGGATGTTTATATCGAAGATGCGGATAAACTAACGCTTCTCTATCAGACAATCGGGGAAGAGCTTCATAAGAAGGGATATTTCTTTTCAGCAAGCGTTCCATCGAGAGCATCAGATGAGCTAGTGAATCCATTTTCAGACCCATTTAACTATGCCGAAATTGGTAAAGCTGTTGATCAATTTATTGTGATGCTCTATAACGAATTTGGCTGGCCTGGCAGTCCAGCTGGTCCTGCAGTAACGGCTGGGTGGATGAAAAAAGTAATGACTTATGCTAAAACGAGAATCCCCCCTGAGAAATTAGTATCCGCTATCTCTGTATTCGGATTTGACTTCAACCTTGATACGGATAAGAGCACTTATGTCACTTATGACATGGCAATGAAACTGAAAAAGAAACACAATGCAGAAGTTCAATTTAACGAGGAACGTCAAACGCCATTTTTCAGATATAAAGATGAAGAAGGAAATCAGCACGAGGTTTGGTTTGAAAATGAACAAAGCATTGAAGCAAAAATCCGCTTAGCTAATGAACTTGGTGTCCAGGGCGTAGCGCTATGGAGATTGGGTATGGAAGACCCTGCTATTTGGAATATGATTAATGACAAGATCATTGTGGAACGAACGGAATAG
- a CDS encoding molybdopterin molybdotransferase MoeA — protein MVERRKPITVEEAVQKVMNLSYEGKIETVPLEESDGRHLGVALKADHDVPPFDRSPYDGFAIRAEDTYEAGRDNPIQLKVIEEIGAGTVASKVPERNEAIRIMTGAAIPEGMNAVIMLELVQEVEEDGQSFIQLKRKVAKGDNLSLQGEDTKAGTVLIEKGSRITPGVKALLATFGYANVPVARKPQVGIYATGTELLNPEEALQPGKIRNSNSPMIEGQVKAAGGVPLYFGKLDDDFETCFTSVKEALSKVDFLITTGGVSVGDYDYLPAIYEKLGATVLFNKVGMRPGSVTTVAEWNGKLLFGLSGNPSACFVGFELFARPIIKRALFSKFPYRMRSKGTLLTDFPKPNPFTRFVRSKTEEREGRIYVKPTGLDKSGSVTSLAEANAFTVLPGGTRGFKAGDTVDLLLLREEGSES, from the coding sequence ATGGTAGAGAGAAGGAAGCCAATCACTGTAGAAGAAGCTGTTCAAAAAGTGATGAACCTCTCTTATGAAGGGAAAATCGAAACGGTTCCGCTAGAAGAAAGCGACGGACGTCATCTCGGTGTTGCTTTGAAAGCCGATCATGATGTTCCGCCGTTTGATCGTTCCCCTTATGATGGGTTTGCTATAAGAGCAGAAGATACATACGAAGCAGGAAGAGACAATCCAATTCAATTAAAAGTAATTGAAGAAATAGGAGCAGGAACGGTTGCATCAAAAGTTCCAGAAAGAAATGAAGCGATTCGGATTATGACAGGAGCAGCAATACCAGAAGGAATGAATGCTGTGATCATGCTTGAGCTTGTTCAAGAAGTGGAGGAGGATGGTCAGTCATTTATCCAGCTGAAACGAAAAGTAGCGAAAGGAGACAACCTTTCCTTACAAGGAGAAGATACAAAAGCAGGTACAGTATTGATTGAGAAAGGCTCACGGATTACACCAGGTGTGAAAGCACTTCTTGCCACATTTGGCTATGCGAATGTGCCCGTTGCTCGTAAACCACAAGTGGGAATATACGCGACAGGTACAGAGCTTTTGAACCCTGAAGAAGCTCTTCAACCAGGAAAAATTCGTAATAGCAACTCCCCAATGATTGAAGGTCAAGTTAAAGCCGCTGGAGGCGTACCCCTTTATTTTGGAAAGCTCGATGATGACTTTGAGACGTGTTTTACTTCTGTAAAAGAAGCGTTAAGTAAAGTCGATTTTCTCATTACAACAGGGGGCGTTTCTGTAGGTGATTATGATTATCTTCCTGCTATTTATGAAAAATTAGGGGCAACCGTCTTATTTAATAAAGTAGGCATGAGACCAGGAAGTGTAACGACTGTAGCAGAATGGAATGGTAAACTCTTGTTCGGTCTTTCTGGGAATCCTTCCGCTTGTTTTGTAGGATTTGAATTATTCGCAAGACCAATCATCAAGCGTGCCCTTTTCTCGAAATTCCCTTATCGTATGAGAAGTAAAGGAACGTTACTAACTGATTTTCCTAAACCGAATCCATTTACCCGATTTGTACGAAGTAAGACAGAGGAAAGGGAAGGGCGTATATATGTAAAGCCAACGGGTCTTGATAAATCAGGAAGCGTCACGTCACTTGCTGAAGCCAATGCTTTCACCGTACTACCCGGTGGAACGCGAGGATTTAAAGCGGGTGATACCGTGGATCTCCTTCTTTTACGCGAGGAAGGATCTGAGTCCTAA
- the mobB gene encoding molybdopterin-guanine dinucleotide biosynthesis protein B: protein MSLPILQVIGYQNSGKTLFAEKFIEMATSAGRKVGVIKHHGHGAPDVSDQNKDTGRHREAGATVTGVSGGGMVSVQATQENEWDLNQLIRLYEMFDVDLILIEGYKEESYPKVAIIRDAEDLHLLEKSHIIGSIVKEQLDVPVKNSYQYDEMDRCINDVLKVLRRD, encoded by the coding sequence ATGAGTTTACCAATCTTACAAGTAATCGGTTATCAAAATAGCGGAAAAACGCTTTTTGCGGAGAAATTTATAGAAATGGCTACCTCAGCTGGTAGGAAGGTTGGCGTTATTAAGCATCACGGGCATGGCGCTCCTGACGTCAGTGATCAGAATAAAGACACGGGGCGTCATCGCGAGGCTGGTGCTACAGTGACCGGAGTTAGCGGTGGTGGAATGGTATCCGTTCAAGCAACGCAAGAAAATGAATGGGATCTTAATCAGTTAATACGATTATATGAAATGTTTGATGTTGACCTTATTCTTATAGAAGGCTATAAAGAGGAAAGCTATCCTAAGGTTGCTATTATAAGAGATGCCGAAGATCTTCATCTTTTAGAAAAAAGCCATATTATTGGATCAATTGTAAAAGAGCAGCTCGATGTGCCTGTGAAGAATAGCTATCAATATGATGAAATGGATCGTTGTATAAATGATGTATTGAAGGTTTTAAGGAGAGATTGA
- a CDS encoding molybdenum cofactor biosynthesis protein MoaE, translating to MEYYSITSEEIDVNKVISSVIRPEAGAINTFIGTVREFTGEKQTVSLQYEAYPSMAEKQLKRIGGEIREQWPAVQTSIVHRIGKLAISDIAVVIAVASPHRAESYEASRYAIERIKEIVPIWKKEYWTDGEEWIGDQLEKTSYKNK from the coding sequence ATGGAATATTACTCGATTACTTCTGAGGAAATAGATGTAAATAAGGTGATTAGTAGTGTGATCCGTCCTGAGGCAGGGGCAATCAACACGTTTATTGGAACAGTAAGAGAATTTACTGGTGAGAAGCAAACGGTCTCGCTACAGTATGAAGCTTATCCTTCCATGGCAGAAAAACAGTTGAAACGAATCGGTGGAGAAATTCGTGAGCAGTGGCCAGCAGTCCAAACTTCTATTGTGCATCGAATCGGTAAATTAGCGATTAGTGACATTGCCGTTGTGATTGCTGTCGCTTCCCCACATCGCGCTGAAAGTTATGAAGCCAGTCGCTATGCGATTGAGCGTATAAAGGAAATCGTGCCAATTTGGAAAAAAGAGTACTGGACCGATGGGGAAGAGTGGATTGGTGATCAGCTTGAAAAGACATCATACAAAAATAAATGA
- the moaD gene encoding molybdopterin converting factor subunit 1 has translation MITVLFFAKQQEQIGKEKLERSESQLVVSELKQILMNDYPDLSLDHTMTAINEEYAAEDQVVNDQDIVAFIPPVSGG, from the coding sequence ATGATTACTGTTCTTTTCTTTGCAAAGCAGCAAGAGCAAATCGGGAAGGAAAAGCTAGAACGATCGGAATCACAGCTTGTGGTTTCTGAGCTAAAACAAATTCTGATGAACGATTATCCAGATCTTTCTCTTGATCATACGATGACGGCGATTAATGAAGAATACGCAGCGGAAGATCAGGTTGTGAACGATCAGGACATTGTTGCGTTTATTCCTCCGGTTAGTGGAGGATGA
- a CDS encoding Crp/Fnr family transcriptional regulator, which yields MKEDTITSDPLKKWIAEEGESISFQKDEPLYMDGMKADRLLLIRSGNVRLNKLTSEGRELTLQICQPGDLIGELALYTGQLNFSSNAWAVDDVQATFVKQAHLEKTLTTNALLATEFMKFMGENFRKNQSKFRDLLLHGKKGALYSTLIRLSNTYGVQQKDDILIDLPLTNQELGNFCGLTRESVNRILSELKKADIVSITHSKITIHNLEFLRCAIHCEDCPITICRL from the coding sequence ATGAAAGAAGATACGATTACATCAGACCCACTAAAAAAGTGGATTGCTGAAGAAGGCGAATCCATTTCGTTTCAAAAAGACGAGCCCCTTTATATGGATGGAATGAAAGCGGACCGTCTTCTTCTTATAAGATCTGGAAATGTACGTTTAAATAAGCTCACATCTGAAGGTAGAGAATTAACGCTACAAATCTGTCAACCAGGTGATCTCATCGGCGAACTTGCTCTCTACACTGGCCAATTAAACTTCTCCTCCAACGCATGGGCAGTAGATGATGTACAAGCAACCTTTGTGAAACAAGCTCACCTAGAAAAGACTCTAACAACAAACGCCCTACTCGCAACAGAATTTATGAAGTTCATGGGAGAAAACTTCAGAAAAAACCAATCAAAATTCCGAGATCTACTCCTACACGGAAAAAAAGGAGCACTCTACTCCACTCTCATTCGACTATCCAATACATATGGCGTTCAACAAAAAGATGACATACTCATCGACCTCCCTCTCACAAATCAGGAGCTAGGCAACTTCTGCGGCCTAACAAGAGAAAGCGTCAACCGCATCCTAAGCGAACTCAAAAAAGCCGACATCGTCTCCATTACCCACAGCAAAATCACCATCCACAACCTAGAATTCCTCCGCTGCGCCATCCACTGCGAAGACTGCCCAATAACGATATGTAGGTTATAA
- a CDS encoding undecaprenyl-diphosphate phosphatase produces the protein MELLELLKYAFLGLLQGFTEPIPISSSGHLVIAQKLFNLEIEGLSFEILMNFASLLAVLLIYRNDLIRLTSHGIRYVVSREEESKSEFMFIVYLVIATIPAAVLGILFDDFIGEELKGIKVVGATLIITGIALWLIRNLRGSKGEAGLSIKDALIVGLAQAVALIPGISRSGATIVAAMGLGMKQETALRFSFLLFIPVSVGSMILSIGDLQFGDMLIPYIVAFLLSLTASYYSLKWFMNIMARGNLIYFSIYCFIVGALVLIF, from the coding sequence ATGGAACTGTTGGAACTACTTAAGTACGCATTTCTTGGTTTACTTCAAGGCTTCACTGAACCCATTCCAATCTCATCAAGTGGACACCTTGTCATAGCGCAAAAATTATTTAATTTAGAAATCGAAGGACTTAGTTTTGAGATCTTAATGAACTTTGCCTCCTTACTTGCCGTTCTTCTTATTTATCGCAATGACCTCATTCGCCTCACTTCACATGGAATACGATACGTTGTCTCTCGAGAAGAAGAGTCAAAAAGCGAATTTATGTTTATCGTCTATCTTGTTATTGCAACTATTCCTGCCGCTGTTCTTGGTATTTTGTTCGATGACTTTATTGGAGAAGAACTGAAGGGCATTAAAGTTGTTGGAGCTACTCTCATTATTACAGGTATCGCACTTTGGCTCATTCGTAACCTTCGTGGCTCCAAAGGCGAAGCAGGACTTAGTATCAAAGATGCCCTTATTGTAGGTCTGGCACAAGCTGTCGCTTTAATCCCTGGTATTAGTCGCTCTGGTGCAACAATCGTAGCCGCCATGGGACTTGGAATGAAACAAGAAACAGCTCTAAGGTTTTCGTTCCTATTATTCATACCTGTAAGCGTAGGTTCAATGATCCTTAGCATTGGGGATCTCCAATTTGGTGACATGCTTATACCATATATCGTTGCCTTCCTTCTCTCTCTTACAGCTTCTTACTATTCATTGAAATGGTTTATGAATATTATGGCGCGAGGAAACTTAATTTATTTCTCTATCTATTGCTTTATCGTGGGCGCACTTGTCCTTATTTTCTAA
- a CDS encoding YjzC family protein produces the protein MGGENRQFTPGQKAPNNGVYIEIGETGGMVKDPQQIELRAGEAFPECSNQNRKWSREPKPHH, from the coding sequence ATGGGCGGAGAAAATCGTCAGTTTACACCTGGACAAAAAGCGCCGAACAATGGTGTATATATTGAAATCGGAGAGACGGGTGGAATGGTGAAGGATCCACAACAAATTGAACTTCGTGCAGGTGAAGCGTTCCCTGAATGTTCAAATCAAAATCGAAAGTGGTCAAGGGAACCAAAGCCTCATCATTAA
- a CDS encoding YjzD family protein codes for MRYLWAIIWGFLLSNMMFYVLASMQGGHYEFGPASLFGIILAVAATLLGEGLISDPAEQ; via the coding sequence TTGCGTTATCTTTGGGCAATTATCTGGGGGTTTCTACTTAGCAATATGATGTTCTACGTACTTGCTTCTATGCAAGGTGGTCATTACGAGTTTGGCCCTGCATCACTTTTCGGAATTATCCTAGCTGTTGCGGCAACGCTTCTTGGAGAAGGTCTAATTTCCGATCCAGCTGAACAATAG
- a CDS encoding TspO/MBR family protein, with protein sequence MKKTSGLVFIIVYLLFSISGFLFPYDADWYTSLAKPDWTPDGSVIGTIWAFLFGLIALSTAIVYQKRSFGRHNSEYLSLLGINYILNQAFSYLQFDQHALFATFMDALFIAITSLILIFLAGRQNQLAGWLLLPYFLWTAFATYLSWLFYYMN encoded by the coding sequence ATGAAAAAAACATCTGGACTCGTATTTATTATTGTTTACCTTCTATTTAGCATTTCTGGATTCCTATTCCCCTATGATGCTGATTGGTATACGTCGCTCGCTAAACCTGATTGGACACCAGACGGTTCCGTTATAGGGACCATTTGGGCATTTCTGTTTGGGTTAATCGCTTTATCAACCGCCATTGTCTACCAAAAGCGTAGCTTCGGTCGTCATAATAGTGAGTACCTCTCACTACTCGGGATAAACTACATATTGAATCAAGCATTTAGTTATTTGCAATTTGATCAGCATGCTCTGTTTGCAACGTTCATGGACGCCCTCTTTATTGCAATCACTTCATTGATTCTTATTTTTCTTGCAGGTAGACAAAATCAGTTAGCAGGTTGGCTATTACTTCCTTATTTTCTTTGGACCGCATTTGCTACATATTTATCATGGCTATTTTATTACATGAATTAA
- a CDS encoding alpha/beta hydrolase, whose protein sequence is MCIRKRAYQLDGEWTIVLVPERPNGFGIFIIGGLTHFVDADTSFWLQNHTREGMIADFLEAGYTIYTSNLYGRHWGSPKAAKLTERIYHLVHKQEILNPRIHVVAEGMGVLAANTFLNNRHTLVRSAALLNPCFDLKRLVRQEQVNRLFYKRLLREMAQAYEIENDEVLTRIDNKETEACPCPVKIWHHSMKSPYSLEQIREYERLQQEVGYPVDLALLSDSYQFLGKKMIRFFQQHEEL, encoded by the coding sequence ATGTGTATTCGTAAACGAGCCTATCAATTAGACGGGGAGTGGACGATCGTTCTTGTCCCTGAACGGCCTAACGGGTTTGGCATATTTATTATAGGTGGCTTAACACATTTCGTTGATGCTGATACAAGTTTCTGGTTGCAGAACCATACGCGTGAAGGGATGATTGCCGATTTTCTAGAGGCAGGTTATACAATCTATACGAGCAATCTATATGGAAGGCACTGGGGATCACCAAAAGCAGCGAAATTAACCGAACGAATTTATCATCTTGTTCACAAACAGGAAATTCTGAATCCAAGGATACATGTTGTTGCGGAAGGTATGGGAGTGTTGGCAGCAAATACTTTTTTAAACAATCGTCATACCTTAGTTAGATCAGCGGCATTATTAAACCCTTGTTTTGATTTGAAGCGTCTTGTCAGACAAGAACAAGTGAACCGTCTTTTCTATAAACGGTTACTACGAGAGATGGCACAAGCTTATGAAATTGAGAATGACGAGGTTTTAACGAGAATTGACAACAAAGAAACGGAAGCCTGTCCTTGTCCGGTTAAAATTTGGCACCATTCCATGAAAAGTCCCTATTCGTTAGAACAAATTAGAGAATACGAGCGCCTTCAACAGGAGGTAGGATACCCCGTTGACCTTGCTCTGTTGAGTGATAGCTATCAATTCCTTGGTAAGAAGATGATTCGTTTTTTTCAACAGCATGAGGAATTATGA
- a CDS encoding NAD(P)/FAD-dependent oxidoreductase produces the protein MQLHHGNLFWPTTVAEPPTFPELTSSITCDVLIIGGGMSGSILAKTLADYHVDTVLIEKDTIGSGSTSANTGLLQFSNDAMLVDLIDRFGKEKAVYFYKLCLKAIDELEKVAGSLSESADFKRAESLYFASNDHHVKKLKKEYEALTHHGFEADYIDRHAIESLFSFTAPAGIYTKGEAEVNPYKFALALTSAARELGLRVFEHTEILSHQFNKNDLIFESEKGEIRAKHVIYATGYGTQEFAKTKGALLERTYTIATEPIPKFPGWHNQALIWETDRPYYYLRTTPDHRILIGGLDSNLKKEEKLEQQGQLLLAKLHEMFPSIQTSIAYEWSAIFGSTKDGLPYIGKHPKYEGVYFMLGYGGNGTVYSMLGAEILKDLILYGHHPAMGITQLNRS, from the coding sequence ATGCAGCTTCATCACGGAAATTTATTCTGGCCAACTACTGTAGCAGAGCCCCCTACATTTCCTGAACTCACTTCATCCATCACCTGTGATGTCCTAATCATTGGCGGTGGTATGTCGGGAAGTATTCTGGCAAAGACGCTTGCTGACTATCATGTTGACACTGTTTTAATAGAAAAAGATACGATCGGCTCTGGAAGTACTTCGGCGAATACTGGCCTTCTTCAATTTTCTAATGATGCTATGCTTGTAGATTTGATCGATCGATTCGGGAAAGAGAAGGCTGTTTATTTTTATAAACTTTGCTTAAAGGCAATAGACGAACTAGAAAAAGTCGCAGGCTCTTTAAGTGAATCAGCTGACTTTAAACGAGCAGAAAGCCTTTATTTCGCAAGCAACGATCATCATGTAAAGAAACTCAAGAAAGAATACGAAGCTTTAACACATCATGGGTTTGAAGCAGATTATATTGATCGTCACGCCATCGAAAGTCTCTTCTCCTTCACTGCCCCTGCAGGGATCTATACGAAAGGTGAGGCGGAAGTAAATCCGTATAAATTCGCACTTGCCCTTACAAGTGCCGCCAGGGAACTAGGATTAAGAGTGTTTGAGCATACCGAGATCCTCTCTCATCAATTTAATAAAAATGATTTAATCTTCGAGTCTGAAAAAGGAGAAATTCGGGCAAAACATGTGATTTACGCAACGGGTTATGGTACGCAGGAGTTTGCCAAAACAAAAGGCGCACTACTCGAGCGCACCTATACCATTGCGACTGAACCCATACCGAAGTTTCCTGGTTGGCACAATCAAGCCCTTATCTGGGAAACCGATCGTCCTTATTACTATTTAAGGACGACTCCTGATCATCGCATCCTCATTGGTGGACTTGATTCTAATCTCAAAAAAGAAGAAAAACTCGAACAACAAGGACAGCTATTGCTTGCTAAACTGCATGAAATGTTTCCTTCTATCCAAACGTCAATCGCATATGAATGGAGCGCCATATTTGGTTCCACAAAAGATGGACTACCTTACATAGGAAAACACCCAAAGTACGAGGGTGTCTATTTCATGTTAGGATATGGTGGAAACGGGACGGTTTATAGCATGCTTGGTGCCGAGATACTAAAAGATCTTATTTTATACGGTCATCATCCAGCAATGGGAATAACACAACTGAATCGATCGTAA